One stretch of Corallococcus soli DNA includes these proteins:
- a CDS encoding ABC transporter permease codes for MTGRGWGRWLALGAWSVPLLLFAVLPVAALLRGVGAATGGMGQVLAGESGALLNTLASSLGATAWALGLGAPLALLLFRTDLPGRGAFTVLFTLPSAIPAFIWGMGWLSLASPRAGYLNRLLGAEVFNLYGVGGIAFVEGLSGLPLVLLAGAAALRRVDPALEEAARVCGASPLRALMSTTVPLALPSLLSGAVMVFLMAASSFGVPYLLGISASPPTRVLTTRIYELVLLGSEEGLPRASVLASFLLLLTPLALGLTWVLGRAGRVRLSAGKGVSPRVLALGPWRRWALVGVGAVGGVLVVLPLAAILLTSLQRSFGAALTWDALTLSHWSGVLWDARTLRATGRSVLLAAGAGVLVVGLGLAGALLRRTFRRGGAGVEAMAVWPFAVPGTVLALALLVAFSRDWRLVVLERVAFVLALAHTPWLLLVAYVGKYLALGERNSSEALAQVDPSLAEAARVGGAGPVRAFMDATLPLLRPALTVAFVLAFLACATEITLSVLLVPAGSEVLGTLLFELQSYADPASAAVLACAFVALVVAGQAVLAWTRRRVPEVR; via the coding sequence ATGACGGGGCGTGGCTGGGGACGGTGGCTGGCGCTGGGCGCGTGGTCGGTGCCGCTGCTGCTCTTCGCGGTGCTGCCGGTCGCGGCGCTGCTGCGGGGCGTGGGCGCGGCGACGGGGGGCATGGGGCAGGTGCTCGCGGGGGAGTCCGGGGCCCTGCTGAACACGCTGGCCAGCTCCCTGGGGGCGACGGCGTGGGCGCTGGGGCTGGGGGCGCCGCTGGCGCTCCTGCTGTTCCGCACCGACCTGCCCGGGCGGGGCGCGTTCACGGTGTTGTTCACGCTGCCCTCCGCCATTCCGGCGTTCATCTGGGGCATGGGGTGGCTGTCGCTCGCGAGCCCGCGGGCCGGCTACCTCAACCGCCTGCTGGGCGCGGAGGTGTTCAACCTCTATGGGGTGGGAGGCATCGCGTTCGTGGAGGGGCTGTCGGGCCTGCCGCTGGTGCTGCTCGCCGGGGCGGCGGCGCTGCGACGCGTGGATCCGGCGCTGGAGGAGGCCGCCCGGGTGTGTGGCGCGTCTCCGCTTCGCGCGCTCATGAGCACCACGGTCCCCCTGGCGCTGCCGTCGCTGCTATCGGGCGCGGTGATGGTGTTCCTCATGGCCGCTTCCTCCTTTGGCGTGCCGTACCTGCTGGGCATTTCGGCGTCGCCCCCCACGCGGGTGCTCACCACGCGCATCTATGAACTGGTGCTGCTGGGCAGCGAGGAGGGGTTGCCGCGCGCATCCGTGCTCGCGTCGTTCCTGTTGCTGCTGACGCCGCTGGCGTTGGGCCTGACGTGGGTGCTGGGGCGGGCGGGGCGGGTGCGGTTGAGCGCGGGCAAGGGCGTGTCTCCTCGCGTGCTCGCGCTGGGGCCGTGGCGTCGGTGGGCGCTGGTCGGCGTGGGCGCGGTGGGGGGCGTGCTGGTGGTGCTGCCCCTGGCGGCCATCCTGCTGACGTCACTGCAACGCAGCTTCGGCGCGGCGCTGACGTGGGACGCCCTGACGCTGTCGCATTGGTCTGGCGTGCTGTGGGACGCGCGCACGCTGCGGGCCACGGGGCGCAGCGTGTTGCTCGCGGCGGGCGCGGGCGTGCTGGTGGTGGGACTGGGGCTCGCGGGCGCGCTCCTGCGACGGACGTTCCGACGCGGGGGCGCGGGCGTGGAGGCGATGGCGGTGTGGCCCTTCGCGGTGCCGGGCACGGTGCTGGCGCTCGCGTTGCTGGTGGCGTTCTCGCGCGACTGGCGGCTGGTGGTGCTGGAGCGGGTGGCCTTCGTGCTGGCGCTCGCGCACACGCCCTGGCTGTTGCTAGTGGCCTACGTGGGCAAGTACCTGGCGCTGGGCGAACGCAACAGCTCCGAGGCGCTGGCGCAGGTGGACCCGTCGCTGGCGGAGGCGGCCCGGGTGGGGGGCGCCGGGCCCGTGCGGGCGTTCATGGACGCGACGCTGCCGCTGCTCCGGCCGGCGCTCACGGTGGCGTTCGTGCTGGCGTTCCTCGCGTGCGCCACGGAGATCACCTTGTCGGTGTTGCTGGTGCCTGCGGGCTCCGAAGTCCTGGGGACGCTGTTGTTCGAGTTGCAGAGCTACGCGGATCCGGCCTCCGCGGCGGTGCTGGCGTGCGCGTTCGTGGCGCTGGTGGTGGCGGGACAGGCCGTGCTGGCGTGGACGCGGCGACGCGTGCCGGAGGTGCGGTGA
- a CDS encoding ABC transporter ATP-binding protein, whose translation MAAIVLEGLVKAYGGTPVVRGLSLEVGQGELVSLLGPSGCGKTTTLRMLAGLEHPDSGTIRLGDDVVAGPGVRVPPERRGLGMVFQSYAVWPHRSVEANVAYPLVLRKVPRHEVASRVREALRWVRLEALAARMPHELSGGQLQRVALARALVADPRVLLLDEPLSNLDAALREELRAEIAALRARLGTTLVFVTHDQGEALALSDRIAVMNRGVIEQVDTPERLYRDPATPFVAGFVGGANVLRGEARAGTFHCAGAQLAFELPAELRGRSGPGTLVVRPEELELGAAGTPLVLSARLFLGHAAEYRFPVGDAFLRVIGPALEGVRAGQTLNVRLRKATVFDGVA comes from the coding sequence ATGGCGGCCATCGTCCTGGAGGGACTGGTCAAGGCGTACGGCGGGACGCCCGTCGTGCGGGGCCTGAGCCTGGAGGTGGGGCAGGGCGAGCTGGTGTCGCTGCTGGGTCCCTCCGGTTGCGGGAAGACGACGACGCTTCGGATGCTCGCCGGTCTGGAGCATCCGGACTCGGGCACCATCCGCCTGGGCGATGACGTGGTGGCCGGCCCTGGGGTGCGCGTGCCTCCGGAGCGGCGCGGCCTGGGCATGGTGTTCCAGAGCTACGCCGTCTGGCCGCATCGCAGCGTGGAGGCGAACGTCGCGTATCCGCTGGTGCTCCGGAAGGTGCCCCGGCACGAGGTGGCTTCCCGGGTCCGGGAGGCCCTGCGGTGGGTGCGGCTGGAGGCACTCGCGGCGCGGATGCCGCATGAGCTGTCGGGCGGACAGCTTCAACGCGTGGCGCTCGCGCGGGCGTTGGTGGCGGACCCCCGGGTGTTGCTGCTGGACGAGCCCCTGTCGAACCTGGACGCGGCGCTGCGCGAGGAGCTGCGCGCGGAGATCGCCGCGCTGCGCGCCCGCCTGGGCACGACGCTGGTGTTCGTCACGCATGATCAGGGCGAGGCGCTGGCGCTGTCGGACCGCATCGCCGTGATGAACCGGGGCGTCATCGAACAGGTGGACACCCCGGAGCGGCTCTACCGCGACCCGGCGACCCCGTTCGTCGCGGGCTTCGTCGGCGGCGCGAACGTGCTGCGGGGCGAGGCCCGGGCGGGCACGTTCCACTGCGCGGGGGCGCAGCTTGCATTCGAGCTGCCGGCGGAGCTGCGCGGGCGCTCGGGGCCAGGGACGCTGGTGGTGCGGCCGGAGGAGCTGGAGTTGGGTGCGGCAGGAACGCCGCTGGTCCTCTCCGCGCGCCTGTTCCTGGGACACGCGGCGGAGTACCGCTTCCCCGTGGGGGATGCGTTCCTGCGCGTCATCGGGCCGGCGCTGGAGGGCGTGCGGGCCGGGCAGACGTTGAACGTGCGCCTGCGCAAAGCCACGGTGTTCGACGGCGTCGCTTGA
- a CDS encoding pyridoxamine 5'-phosphate oxidase family protein — translation MKTVTDVEALERLYGFPTKPSVLKVVDHIHPAYRPFIEASPFAVLATSGPEGLDVSPRGDPAGFIVIEDAHTLLLPDRRGNNRADSLRNILTDPRVALIFLVPGVNETLRVNGRASIVIEPAMLERFTFEGKQPRSVLHIAVESVFFQCSRSLIRSELWNPARHVPRTALPSNGAMLAAISQDPFDGDEYDRELPARLKTTLY, via the coding sequence ATGAAGACCGTGACGGATGTCGAGGCGCTCGAACGGCTGTACGGCTTCCCCACGAAGCCCTCGGTCCTCAAGGTGGTGGACCACATTCATCCGGCTTATCGGCCCTTCATCGAAGCCTCACCCTTCGCGGTGCTCGCCACCTCCGGGCCGGAGGGGCTGGATGTCTCCCCCCGGGGTGACCCGGCGGGCTTCATCGTCATCGAGGACGCGCACACGCTGCTGCTGCCCGACCGCCGCGGCAACAACCGCGCCGACTCGCTGCGGAACATCCTGACCGACCCCAGGGTCGCGCTGATCTTCCTGGTCCCCGGCGTCAACGAGACCCTGCGCGTCAACGGCCGGGCGAGCATCGTCATTGAACCGGCGATGCTGGAGCGGTTCACCTTCGAGGGGAAGCAGCCCCGCTCGGTGCTCCACATCGCCGTGGAGTCGGTCTTCTTCCAGTGCAGCCGGTCGCTGATCCGCTCCGAGCTCTGGAACCCGGCAAGGCACGTCCCGCGCACGGCGCTTCCCAGCAACGGGGCGATGCTCGCCGCCATCAGCCAGGACCCCTTCGACGGAGACGAATACGACCGGGAGCTGCCGGCACGGCTGAAGACGACGCTGTACTGA
- a CDS encoding carboxymuconolactone decarboxylase family protein: MKARMNPFAAAPALMKEMLDFSGKVQGSGLESNLLELVKIRASQINGCAFCIHMHTRDARAHGETEERIFLLNAWRESPLYTDRERAALAWTEALTLVSQTHAPDADYTAMRAHFSEEESVKLTLMIGVINTWNRISVGFQSIHPVTSRSEAA; the protein is encoded by the coding sequence ATGAAGGCCAGGATGAACCCGTTCGCCGCCGCGCCCGCGCTCATGAAGGAGATGCTCGACTTCTCCGGGAAGGTCCAGGGCAGCGGGCTGGAGTCGAACCTGTTGGAGTTGGTGAAGATCCGCGCCTCGCAGATCAACGGCTGCGCCTTCTGCATCCACATGCACACCCGCGACGCCCGCGCGCATGGGGAGACCGAGGAGCGCATCTTCCTGCTGAACGCCTGGCGCGAGTCGCCCCTGTACACGGACCGTGAGCGGGCGGCCCTGGCCTGGACGGAGGCCCTGACGCTCGTCTCCCAGACGCACGCGCCGGATGCGGACTACACTGCGATGCGGGCGCATTTCAGCGAGGAGGAGAGCGTGAAGCTGACCCTGATGATCGGGGTGATCAACACCTGGAACCGGATCTCCGTCGGCTTCCAGTCCATCCATCCGGTGACCTCGCGCAGTGAAGCTGCCTGA
- a CDS encoding sigma-70 family RNA polymerase sigma factor, producing MKLPDATPADAFDPLRPRLLRIAYRMLGIVAEAEDVVQEAYLRWHQTDRAAVRDAEAVLVRTVTRLCLDVLKSARVQREQYVGTWLPEPIVETVEGDDLTLTLMMALERLSPLERAAFLLHDVFGMDFDEVAKAIERDPAACRQLASRARTHVREARPRFPVSEGQGRELASAFFTASRSGDVNALQALLAKDVVTYSDGGGKTKAALNPIYGAEKTLRLFDGLFQRSGLRSSKLVHEGAIDGLPAFVTLEADGLLQTTAFAIEEGRIIAIYVTRNPDKLHTIRRAVGEDVT from the coding sequence GTGAAGCTGCCTGACGCGACCCCCGCGGACGCCTTCGACCCGCTCCGCCCCCGCCTGCTCCGCATCGCCTACCGGATGCTGGGCATCGTCGCGGAGGCGGAGGACGTGGTGCAGGAGGCGTATCTGCGCTGGCACCAGACGGACCGCGCCGCCGTGCGGGACGCCGAGGCCGTGCTCGTCCGCACGGTGACGCGCCTGTGCCTCGACGTGCTGAAGTCCGCCCGCGTCCAGCGCGAGCAGTACGTGGGGACCTGGCTTCCAGAGCCCATCGTCGAAACCGTGGAGGGCGACGACTTGACGCTGACCCTGATGATGGCCCTGGAGCGCCTGTCTCCCCTGGAGCGGGCCGCGTTCCTCCTGCATGACGTCTTCGGCATGGACTTCGACGAGGTGGCGAAGGCCATTGAGCGCGACCCCGCGGCCTGCCGCCAGCTCGCCAGCCGGGCGCGGACCCACGTGCGCGAGGCCCGCCCTCGCTTCCCCGTCTCCGAAGGTCAGGGGCGTGAGCTGGCTTCGGCGTTCTTCACCGCGTCGCGCAGCGGGGACGTGAACGCGCTCCAGGCGCTGCTCGCGAAGGATGTCGTCACGTATTCCGATGGTGGAGGCAAGACGAAGGCCGCGCTCAATCCCATCTATGGGGCGGAGAAGACCTTGCGTCTCTTCGACGGGCTGTTCCAGCGCTCGGGGTTGCGGTCGTCCAAGCTCGTTCACGAGGGTGCCATCGACGGGTTGCCGGCGTTCGTCACCCTCGAAGCGGATGGCCTCTTGCAGACCACGGCGTTCGCCATCGAAGAGGGGCGCATCATCGCCATCTACGTCACGCGCAACCCGGACAAGCTGCACACCATCCGCCGGGCGGTGGGCGAGGACGTCACCTGA
- a CDS encoding class I SAM-dependent methyltransferase — MSRPPVPPRRFHSEPLVLVLRHLEAALASGPVSPVSIEVPDPDLGLGKYPGERVGPEGGLVHRPLRSWCDLAEGLSCRLRTPRAVDDTHVLLTFEPLGAEAPWHAGGGERSEAPQERYGAESDFARVRKFEDAGFLVPWLQAVERLRLPSGARVLDLGVNRGDELAAFESVGGVRFVGVDHSASAIDAARRAFPDARHAFVQADLNALPAALGRFDAVVSVGTLQSPGVDDRALLRKLVQEHLEPRASLVLGFPNSRFRDGEVVYGARVRNLREPDLSLLVKDLSFYRRYLHQHGFRTFLGGKYDLLLTAVRGQASDEEAPDQD; from the coding sequence ATGTCGCGCCCCCCTGTTCCCCCGCGTCGTTTCCACTCCGAGCCGTTGGTCCTGGTGCTGCGTCACCTGGAGGCCGCGCTGGCGTCAGGGCCGGTGTCCCCGGTGTCCATCGAGGTGCCGGATCCGGACCTGGGCCTTGGGAAGTATCCGGGGGAGCGCGTCGGGCCGGAGGGCGGGCTCGTCCATCGGCCGCTTCGGAGCTGGTGCGACCTGGCGGAGGGATTGTCCTGCCGCCTGCGCACGCCGCGCGCGGTGGATGACACGCACGTCCTGCTCACGTTCGAGCCGCTGGGCGCGGAGGCCCCGTGGCATGCGGGCGGTGGGGAGCGCTCGGAGGCGCCGCAGGAGCGCTATGGCGCGGAGTCCGACTTCGCGCGGGTGCGGAAGTTCGAGGACGCGGGCTTCCTGGTGCCGTGGCTACAAGCGGTGGAGCGGCTGCGTCTGCCTTCCGGCGCACGTGTGCTGGACCTGGGCGTCAACCGGGGGGATGAGCTGGCCGCGTTCGAGTCCGTCGGAGGCGTCCGCTTCGTGGGCGTGGACCACAGCGCGAGCGCAATCGACGCGGCCCGCAGGGCGTTCCCGGATGCGCGGCATGCGTTCGTGCAGGCGGACCTGAACGCGCTCCCGGCGGCGCTCGGACGCTTCGACGCGGTGGTGTCCGTGGGCACGCTGCAAAGCCCCGGCGTGGATGACAGGGCCCTCCTGCGCAAGCTCGTGCAGGAGCACCTGGAGCCCCGGGCCTCACTGGTGCTGGGCTTCCCCAACTCCCGCTTCCGGGACGGCGAGGTCGTCTACGGCGCGCGCGTGCGCAACCTGCGCGAGCCGGACCTGTCGCTGCTGGTGAAGGACCTGTCCTTCTACCGCCGCTACCTGCACCAGCACGGCTTCCGCACGTTCCTGGGCGGCAAGTACGACCTGCTGCTCACGGCGGTGCGGGGACAGGCGTCGGACGAAGAAGCGCCGGATCAGGACTGA
- a CDS encoding YdeI/OmpD-associated family protein, producing MGDLLDGLAFTHRKEFAQAITEAKREETRERRVAQTLETLRARRAQS from the coding sequence GTGGGCGATCTGCTCGACGGGCTCGCGTTCACGCACCGGAAGGAATTCGCGCAGGCCATCACCGAGGCGAAGCGCGAGGAGACCCGCGAGCGCCGCGTGGCCCAGACGCTGGAGACGCTGCGCGCCCGGCGCGCTCAGTCCTGA
- a CDS encoding class I SAM-dependent methyltransferase, protein MRNALLTASFLVLAGCSHSTSATPSSPASTPDSQPAPVSAQALVDAPDRTEADRALDAGRHPAALIEFSGVRPGMKVAELMAGGGYTTEFLARAVGPTGKVYGVNPKFVLEKFAEKPWQERLARPVNQNVVRVDRELDSPLPPEVNDLDVVVSNIIYHDVTLLGSDPAKMNAAVFQALKPGGVYVILDSSAKPGTGIADAKTLHRIDEKVVREEVEAAGFKLQEETDVWRNPEDTRDWNSSPGAAGERRGTSDRFALRFVKPG, encoded by the coding sequence ATGCGCAATGCACTGCTGACGGCCTCGTTCCTCGTCCTCGCGGGTTGTTCCCACTCGACGTCCGCGACCCCGTCGTCTCCTGCCTCGACCCCCGACTCCCAGCCCGCGCCCGTGTCGGCGCAGGCGCTGGTGGACGCCCCTGATCGCACGGAGGCGGACCGGGCGCTGGATGCGGGCCGACACCCCGCGGCCCTCATCGAATTCTCCGGCGTGCGGCCCGGCATGAAGGTCGCGGAGCTGATGGCGGGCGGCGGCTACACCACGGAGTTCCTGGCGCGCGCGGTGGGGCCCACGGGCAAGGTGTACGGCGTGAACCCGAAGTTCGTGCTGGAGAAGTTCGCGGAGAAGCCGTGGCAGGAGCGGCTGGCGCGTCCGGTGAACCAGAACGTGGTGCGCGTGGACCGCGAGCTGGACTCGCCGCTGCCGCCCGAGGTGAATGACCTGGACGTGGTGGTGAGCAACATCATCTACCACGACGTCACGCTGCTCGGCTCGGACCCGGCGAAGATGAACGCGGCGGTGTTCCAGGCGCTCAAGCCCGGTGGCGTCTACGTCATCCTGGATTCGAGCGCGAAGCCCGGCACCGGCATCGCGGACGCCAAGACGCTGCACCGCATCGACGAGAAGGTGGTGCGCGAAGAGGTCGAGGCGGCGGGCTTCAAGCTCCAGGAGGAGACCGACGTCTGGCGCAACCCGGAGGACACGCGCGACTGGAACTCCAGCCCAGGCGCCGCGGGCGAACGCCGGGGCACGAGCGACCGGTTCGCGCTGAGGTTCGTCAAGCCGGGCTAG
- a CDS encoding ATP-binding response regulator, which produces MSAVDDVLRGGGACGALLRQVDWANTALGPVESWPQSLRTSVGIVLAASYPLYVAWGPKYVQLYNDAYRPICGRTKHPAALGQEAAVTWPEVWHVLGPDWERIQSTGEAVYVEDLMMPLDRNGFVEECYFTYSHSPIRDESGGVGGIFAALTETTAQVIGTRRLDTLRALGAATAERATSEEACQEALRVIATDAHDVPFALLYLVDDATGTARLAGTCGLPADVDGLAPATVALLEDTPGAEAPWPLGPAASTSVAVEWKRLPTNTGSVAAGPWPEGAASAWVQPLPRVGHARPAGFLVTGLSARLALDEKYRGFLELLARGVTTGIAGAQAREEERRRAEALSALDRAKTDFFSNVSHEFRTPLALMLGPVEDGLQDTVEPLGPRQLERQRTVHRNGLRLLKLVNTLLDFSRIEAGRMHSAAAPTDLAALTVGLVSGFRSTLERAGLSLEVDCPPLPRPVWVDPEQWEKVVLNLVSNAFKFTHAGGIRVSLRSQESRVVLSVADTGTGIPADELPRIFERFHRVQGARGRSYEGSGIGLSLVRELVKLHGGDIQVESVPGQGSTFTVTLPARAEPAPGPSRRSVTEGPVSEKAHEPTLKPGTASGAVSAPGPRSESDLEPDSGRGAQPSPGTAPGLAMSAFLEEASGWLEAPSVPLLLAPDAGPSPAPRGIEGHVLFVDDNADMRAYVRSLLADRFELTLAANGLEALEACRSRVPDLVLSDVMMPGLDGFGLLRQLREDARTRYVPIILLSARAGEEATVEGLRMGATDYLVKPFSARELLARVEGNLAAARARKGQRRAEQEREKFSAVVEQSSDFIGIGETDGRAVFVNEAGQRLLGLQGMEEVRRTSLLDYFQEEDRRYVRDVILPRLREQGRWDGEFRFRHFRTGATVPVHFNFFMLRDATTGEDMGIATVSRDITERHRREEDARQRAEFEQQLIGIVSHDLRNPLNAILLSAHALLQRDDLGERATKNTGRIISSAERANRLIRDLLDVTQARLGGGLPVHRRAMDFHEATRQALEEVQVAFPERQVVLEQQGDGHGTWDGERLGQVVQNLVTNALRYGDPDAPVRVTTRAEGDDLLLEVHNRGRPIPPEMLPKLFQAMRRGQHDEDRASRSVGLGLYIVEQVVRAHGGRVVATSSAEAGTTFTVHLPRQATVHAHDLVS; this is translated from the coding sequence ATGAGTGCGGTAGACGACGTACTGCGGGGCGGAGGTGCTTGTGGCGCCCTGCTGCGACAGGTGGACTGGGCGAACACGGCCCTCGGCCCCGTGGAGTCCTGGCCCCAGTCCCTGCGCACGTCCGTGGGCATCGTGCTGGCGGCCAGCTACCCGCTCTACGTCGCGTGGGGGCCGAAGTACGTGCAGCTCTACAACGACGCGTACCGCCCCATCTGCGGCAGGACGAAGCACCCCGCCGCCCTGGGCCAGGAGGCGGCCGTCACCTGGCCGGAGGTCTGGCACGTGCTGGGCCCCGACTGGGAGCGCATCCAGTCCACCGGCGAGGCCGTCTACGTCGAAGACTTGATGATGCCGCTGGACCGCAACGGCTTCGTCGAGGAGTGCTACTTCACCTACAGCCACTCGCCCATCCGCGATGAGTCAGGCGGCGTGGGCGGCATCTTCGCCGCGCTCACCGAAACCACCGCGCAGGTCATCGGCACCCGCCGGCTCGACACCCTGCGCGCGCTGGGCGCGGCCACCGCCGAGCGCGCCACCTCCGAGGAGGCCTGCCAGGAAGCGCTCCGCGTCATCGCCACGGATGCGCACGACGTGCCCTTCGCCCTGCTCTACCTGGTGGACGACGCGACCGGCACGGCGCGGCTGGCCGGGACGTGCGGGCTGCCAGCGGACGTGGACGGCCTGGCGCCCGCCACCGTCGCCCTCCTGGAGGACACCCCGGGCGCGGAGGCCCCCTGGCCCCTGGGCCCCGCCGCGAGCACCAGCGTCGCCGTGGAGTGGAAGCGGCTGCCCACGAACACGGGCTCCGTGGCGGCCGGCCCCTGGCCGGAAGGGGCCGCCTCCGCCTGGGTCCAGCCCCTGCCGCGAGTCGGGCATGCGCGGCCCGCGGGCTTCCTGGTGACGGGCCTGAGCGCCCGCCTCGCGCTCGACGAGAAGTACCGGGGCTTCCTGGAGCTGCTGGCGCGAGGCGTGACGACGGGCATCGCCGGCGCCCAGGCCCGCGAGGAGGAGCGCCGCCGCGCGGAGGCCCTGTCCGCGTTGGACCGCGCGAAGACGGACTTCTTCAGCAACGTGAGCCACGAGTTCCGCACGCCGCTGGCGCTGATGTTGGGCCCGGTGGAGGACGGCCTCCAGGACACGGTGGAGCCCCTGGGGCCCCGGCAGTTGGAGCGCCAGCGGACGGTGCACCGCAACGGCCTGCGCCTGCTCAAGCTCGTCAACACGCTGCTGGACTTCTCCCGCATCGAAGCGGGCCGCATGCACTCGGCGGCGGCGCCCACGGACCTCGCCGCGCTCACGGTGGGGCTGGTCAGCGGCTTCCGCTCCACCCTGGAGCGCGCGGGCCTGTCGCTGGAGGTGGACTGTCCCCCGCTTCCACGGCCCGTCTGGGTGGATCCCGAGCAGTGGGAAAAGGTCGTCCTCAACCTCGTCTCCAACGCGTTCAAGTTCACCCACGCGGGCGGCATCCGCGTGAGCCTCCGGTCGCAGGAGTCCCGGGTGGTGCTGAGCGTGGCGGACACCGGCACGGGCATCCCGGCGGACGAGCTGCCGCGCATCTTCGAGCGCTTCCACCGGGTGCAGGGGGCCCGGGGGCGCAGCTACGAGGGCAGCGGCATCGGCCTGTCGCTGGTGCGGGAGCTGGTGAAGCTGCACGGGGGCGACATCCAGGTGGAGAGCGTTCCCGGCCAGGGGAGCACCTTCACCGTCACGCTGCCCGCGCGGGCGGAGCCCGCACCGGGACCGAGCCGGCGAAGCGTGACGGAGGGACCGGTATCGGAGAAGGCCCACGAGCCCACGCTGAAACCCGGCACGGCGTCCGGCGCGGTGTCCGCTCCAGGGCCTCGCTCCGAGTCCGACCTGGAGCCGGATTCGGGTCGGGGTGCGCAGCCGTCTCCGGGGACCGCGCCGGGCCTGGCCATGTCGGCGTTCCTGGAGGAAGCCTCCGGCTGGCTGGAGGCACCGAGCGTTCCCCTGCTCCTGGCGCCCGACGCGGGGCCGTCACCGGCGCCCCGAGGCATCGAGGGTCACGTCCTGTTCGTGGATGACAACGCGGACATGCGCGCGTACGTGCGCTCGCTGCTCGCGGACCGCTTCGAGCTGACGCTGGCGGCGAACGGGCTGGAGGCGCTGGAGGCCTGTCGAAGCCGGGTGCCCGACCTGGTGCTGAGCGACGTGATGATGCCGGGGCTGGATGGCTTCGGGCTCCTGCGCCAGCTGCGCGAGGACGCGCGCACGCGCTACGTGCCCATCATCCTGCTGTCGGCGCGGGCCGGCGAGGAGGCCACCGTGGAGGGCCTGCGCATGGGGGCCACCGACTACCTGGTGAAGCCCTTCTCGGCGCGCGAGCTGCTGGCGCGCGTGGAGGGAAACCTCGCGGCGGCGCGGGCGCGGAAGGGGCAGCGCCGCGCGGAGCAGGAGCGCGAGAAGTTCAGTGCCGTGGTGGAGCAGTCCTCGGACTTCATCGGGATTGGCGAGACGGACGGGAGGGCCGTGTTCGTCAATGAAGCGGGGCAGCGGCTGCTGGGGTTGCAGGGCATGGAGGAGGTGCGGCGCACGAGCCTGCTCGACTACTTCCAGGAAGAGGACCGCCGCTACGTGCGCGACGTCATCCTCCCGAGGCTGCGGGAACAAGGCCGCTGGGACGGCGAGTTCCGCTTCCGTCACTTCCGCACCGGGGCCACGGTGCCCGTGCACTTCAACTTCTTCATGCTGCGCGACGCGACCACGGGCGAGGACATGGGCATCGCCACGGTGAGCCGCGACATCACCGAACGCCACCGCCGCGAGGAGGACGCGCGGCAGCGCGCGGAGTTCGAGCAACAGCTCATCGGCATCGTCAGCCACGACCTGCGCAACCCCCTCAACGCCATCCTGCTGTCAGCGCACGCCCTGCTCCAGCGCGACGATCTGGGCGAGCGCGCGACCAAGAACACGGGCCGCATCATCAGCAGCGCCGAGCGCGCCAACCGGCTCATCCGCGACCTGCTGGACGTGACCCAGGCCCGCCTGGGCGGAGGGCTGCCGGTGCACCGCCGCGCCATGGACTTCCACGAGGCCACCCGTCAGGCCCTGGAGGAGGTCCAGGTGGCGTTCCCGGAGCGGCAGGTGGTGCTGGAGCAACAGGGCGACGGCCACGGCACCTGGGACGGGGAGCGGCTGGGCCAGGTGGTGCAGAACCTGGTCACCAACGCCCTCCGCTACGGCGACCCGGACGCGCCGGTGCGGGTGACGACGCGCGCGGAGGGGGACGACCTGCTGCTGGAGGTCCACAACCGGGGCCGCCCCATTCCCCCGGAGATGCTGCCCAAGCTGTTCCAGGCGATGCGGCGAGGCCAGCACGACGAGGACCGGGCGTCCCGCAGCGTGGGGCTGGGGCTCTACATCGTGGAGCAGGTGGTGAGAGCACACGGCGGTCGCGTGGTCGCGACCTCCAGCGCCGAGGCCGGCACGACCTTCACCGTCCACCTGCCCCGCCAGGCGACCGTGCACGCCCACGACCTGGTGTCCTGA